One Sphingomonas endolithica DNA segment encodes these proteins:
- a CDS encoding acetyl-CoA carboxylase biotin carboxylase subunit: MMFKKILVANRGEIACRVMRTAKKMGIATVAVYSDADARSPHVLMADESVRLGPPPAGESYLLADLILLAAKETGADCIHPGYGFLSERESFARACAEAGIAFVGPPPHAIAAMGDKIESKKLAKAAGVNVVPGFLGEIADTEDAVRIAGEIGYPVMMKASAGGGGKGMRLAYSEQDVREGFEATKREGLASFGDDRVFIEKFIESPRHIEIQVMGDQHGNIVYLGERECSIQRRHQKVVEEAPSPFVTPKMRQAMGEQAVALARAVGYFSAGTVELIVSGADTSGEGFYFLEMNTRLQVEHPVTEAVTGLDLVELMIRVAAGEPLGFTQDDVTLTGWAIENRVYAEDPYRGFLPSIGRLVRYAPPASSETPYKPLVPSAVEGQAAGAAQGGSRDTNGRERGTMAEAYVRVDDGVREGGEVSMFYDPMIAKLITWAPTREEAVDLQITALDQFEIDGPGNNIDFLSALMQHPRFRSGEITTGFIGEEYPDGFHGAPATAGVIRSLAAIAAFAATAEADRARRVDGQLGKRLRPPSEWSVTIGDLSHEVSISTDGIIVDGAALEIALEYTPGDRVVHAELADDELAVRIAKTRGGFKLTTRGASHLARVLPAHVAPLASHMITKIPPDLSKFLLCPMPGLLMRLDVSEGDKVEAGQPLAVVEAMKMENILRAEKAGVVKKVNAAPGDSLAVDAVILEME; encoded by the coding sequence TTGATGTTCAAGAAAATCCTGGTCGCCAATCGCGGCGAAATCGCCTGCCGCGTGATGCGCACCGCCAAGAAGATGGGCATCGCGACGGTTGCGGTCTATTCCGATGCCGATGCGCGCAGCCCGCATGTGCTGATGGCCGATGAAAGCGTGCGGCTCGGACCGCCGCCGGCGGGGGAGAGCTACCTGCTCGCCGACCTGATCCTGCTCGCCGCCAAGGAGACGGGCGCCGATTGCATCCATCCCGGCTACGGCTTTCTTAGTGAGCGCGAGAGCTTCGCGCGCGCCTGCGCTGAGGCGGGGATCGCCTTCGTCGGGCCACCGCCGCACGCGATCGCGGCGATGGGCGACAAGATCGAGTCCAAGAAGCTCGCCAAGGCGGCTGGCGTCAATGTCGTGCCGGGGTTCCTGGGCGAGATCGCCGATACCGAGGATGCGGTGCGCATCGCGGGCGAGATCGGTTATCCGGTGATGATGAAGGCCTCGGCCGGCGGCGGCGGCAAGGGCATGCGGCTGGCCTATTCCGAGCAGGACGTGCGCGAGGGCTTCGAGGCGACCAAGCGCGAGGGGCTGGCGTCGTTCGGCGACGACCGCGTGTTCATCGAGAAGTTCATCGAGAGCCCGCGGCATATCGAGATCCAGGTGATGGGCGATCAACACGGCAATATCGTCTATCTCGGCGAGCGCGAATGCTCGATCCAGCGGCGGCACCAGAAAGTCGTCGAAGAAGCGCCGTCGCCGTTCGTCACGCCGAAGATGCGCCAGGCGATGGGCGAGCAGGCCGTCGCGCTGGCGCGCGCGGTGGGGTATTTCAGCGCAGGCACGGTCGAACTGATCGTGTCGGGCGCGGATACCAGCGGCGAGGGCTTCTACTTTCTCGAGATGAACACGCGGCTGCAGGTCGAGCATCCGGTGACCGAGGCGGTGACCGGGCTCGATCTCGTCGAACTGATGATCCGCGTCGCGGCGGGGGAGCCGTTGGGCTTCACGCAGGACGATGTGACGCTGACCGGCTGGGCGATCGAGAACCGGGTCTATGCCGAGGATCCGTATCGCGGGTTCCTGCCGAGCATCGGGCGGTTGGTACGCTATGCGCCGCCGGCGAGCAGCGAAACGCCGTACAAACCGTTGGTGCCGAGCGCGGTCGAGGGACAAGCCGCAGGCGCTGCGCAGGGTGGTTCGCGCGACACGAACGGTCGGGAACGTGGGACGATGGCGGAAGCCTATGTCCGCGTCGACGATGGCGTACGTGAAGGTGGCGAGGTCAGCATGTTCTATGACCCCATGATCGCCAAGCTGATCACCTGGGCGCCGACTCGCGAGGAAGCGGTGGACTTGCAGATTACCGCGCTCGACCAGTTCGAGATCGATGGCCCCGGCAACAACATCGATTTCCTGTCCGCGCTGATGCAGCATCCACGCTTCCGCTCCGGCGAGATCACCACCGGTTTCATCGGCGAGGAATATCCCGACGGCTTCCATGGCGCCCCGGCGACGGCGGGCGTGATCCGCAGCCTGGCCGCCATCGCCGCCTTTGCCGCCACCGCGGAAGCGGATCGCGCGCGGCGCGTGGACGGGCAACTCGGCAAGCGCCTGCGTCCGCCGTCCGAATGGTCGGTCACGATCGGCGACCTGTCGCACGAGGTGTCGATCTCGACCGATGGCATCATCGTCGATGGCGCGGCATTGGAGATCGCGCTGGAATATACGCCAGGCGACCGCGTGGTACATGCCGAACTGGCGGACGACGAGCTGGCGGTGCGCATCGCCAAAACGCGCGGCGGCTTCAAGCTCACCACGCGCGGGGCGTCGCATCTGGCGCGCGTGCTGCCGGCGCATGTCGCGCCGCTCGCTAGCCATATGATCACCAAGATCCCACCCGATCTCTCCAAGTTCCTGCTCTGCCCGATGCCGGGGCTGCTCATGCGCCTGGACGTGAGCGAAGGTGACAAGGTCGAGGCCGGACAGCCGCTCGCCGTGGTCGAGGCGATGAAGATGGAGAACATCCTGCGCGCCGAGAAAGCGGGCGTGGTGAAGAAGGTGAATGCGGCGCCTGGCGACAGCCTGGCAGTGGATGCGGTGATCCTGGAGATGGAGTAG
- a CDS encoding lysozyme inhibitor LprI family protein, whose product MLLIALFLAAAAPVQTQADMNRSAGASYVQADAAMTAQWQRTYAHMKSLDAQDGSRGGGFGYAAALLASQRAWLKFRDTQCVIQGGEFAGGSAQSMLVAQCRSQLTRARTQQLKTLIWNH is encoded by the coding sequence ATGTTACTGATCGCGCTCTTCCTCGCCGCGGCGGCACCGGTGCAGACGCAGGCCGACATGAACCGTTCCGCCGGCGCGTCCTATGTGCAGGCCGATGCGGCGATGACGGCGCAGTGGCAGCGGACCTATGCGCATATGAAGAGCCTCGACGCGCAGGACGGATCGCGCGGCGGCGGGTTCGGTTATGCCGCGGCGTTGCTGGCGAGCCAGCGCGCCTGGCTCAAGTTTCGCGATACGCAGTGCGTGATTCAGGGCGGTGAATTTGCCGGGGGCTCCGCGCAGTCGATGCTGGTCGCGCAGTGCCGCAGCCAATTGACCAGGGCACGCACGCAGCAACTGAAAACCCTGATCTGGAACCATTGA
- the bioB gene encoding biotin synthase BioB: protein MTMTTVRPELVEGPVTSETLATRASTGSARAGEGVALTPDLRTDWSRAEIAALFDLPFHELMFRAQTIHRAHHAAGEVQLCTLLSIKTGGCPEDCGYCNQSVHAETELKATKLMDVRAVLQSAAQAKDAGSQRFCMGAAWRNPKDRDMPAIIEMVRGVRQMGLETCMTLGMLEPHQAQQLADAGLDYYNHNIDTSPEKYAEVITTRSFANRLETLENVRQAGINVCCGGIVGMGEVREDRVGFIHALATLPRHPESVPVNALVPVKGTVLGNMLADTPLAKIDDIEFVRTVAVARITMPLSMVRLSAGRESMSEATQALCFMAGANSIFTGDKLLTTGNAGDDQDAALMAKLGLRPMLGEEPMRKSCSSC, encoded by the coding sequence ATGACAATGACCACCGTTCGTCCTGAGCTTGTCGAAGGACCTGTTACGAGCGAGACACTGGCGACACGTGCTTCGACAGGCTCAGCACGAGCGGGGGAGGGTGTTGCGCTCACGCCCGACCTTCGCACCGACTGGTCCCGCGCAGAAATTGCCGCTCTGTTCGATCTCCCGTTCCACGAACTGATGTTCCGCGCGCAGACCATCCACCGCGCGCACCATGCCGCAGGCGAAGTGCAGCTCTGCACCCTTCTGTCGATCAAGACCGGCGGCTGCCCGGAGGATTGCGGCTATTGCAACCAGTCCGTCCATGCCGAGACCGAGCTCAAGGCGACCAAGCTGATGGACGTGCGCGCCGTGCTGCAATCGGCGGCACAGGCCAAGGACGCCGGCAGCCAGCGTTTCTGCATGGGGGCCGCCTGGCGCAACCCCAAGGATCGCGACATGCCCGCGATCATCGAGATGGTGCGCGGCGTGCGCCAGATGGGGCTGGAGACGTGCATGACGCTCGGCATGCTCGAGCCGCACCAGGCGCAGCAACTCGCCGATGCCGGGCTGGACTATTACAATCACAACATCGATACCTCGCCCGAAAAGTATGCCGAGGTAATCACCACGAGAAGTTTCGCTAACCGATTGGAAACATTGGAGAATGTACGCCAGGCCGGGATCAATGTCTGCTGCGGCGGCATCGTCGGTATGGGCGAGGTTCGAGAAGATAGGGTAGGTTTCATCCACGCCCTCGCCACCCTCCCGCGCCACCCCGAAAGCGTGCCCGTCAACGCCCTGGTCCCGGTCAAGGGCACCGTGCTCGGCAACATGCTGGCCGATACCCCGCTCGCCAAGATCGACGATATCGAGTTCGTCCGCACCGTCGCCGTCGCGCGCATCACCATGCCGCTGTCGATGGTGCGCCTGTCCGCCGGACGCGAGAGCATGTCGGAAGCGACGCAGGCGCTGTGCTTCATGGCCGGTGCCAACTCGATCTTCACCGGCGACAAATTGCTCACCACCGGCAATGCCGGCGATGATCAGGATGCCGCGCTAATGGCCAAGCTCGGGCTGCGGCCGATGCTCGGCGAAGAGCCGATGCGCAAAAGCTGCTCGTCATGCTGA
- the scpA gene encoding methylmalonyl-CoA mutase: MTDKPTLDQWAAAAAKEVKGRDLIWPTPEGIDVKPLYTAEDTADIDPGLPGFAPFTRGVRASMYAGRPWTIRQYAGFSTAEASNAFYRRNLAAGQKGLSVAFDLATHRGYDSDHPRVTGDVGKAGVAIDTIDDMKILFDGIPLDQMSVSMTMNGAVIPILAFFIVAGEEQGVPQHLLDGTIQNDILKEFMVRNTYIYPPEPSMRIISDIIGYTSAHMPKFNSISISGYHMQEAGATQLQELAFTIADGREYAKAAMASGLDLDAFAGRLSFFFAIGMNFFMEIAKLRAARKLWHRVMTDLGAKDERSKMLRTHCQTSGVSLTEQDPYNNVIRTTIEAMAAMLGGTQSLHTNALDEAIALPTDFSARIARNTQIVIQEETGMTKVVDPLGGSYYIESLTEELVDKAWEIIQRVEVDGGMAKAVAHGWPKAMIEEAAAGQAARVDKGEQVIVGVNKYKLAEQDAIDILDVDNVAVRESQIARIKASKAGRDEAKCIAALDALREGARGTDNVLGLAVECARQRATLGEISSAMEDVFGRYGTNPTPVSGIYGGAHEFDAKWLGLKEGVESIGQRKGRKPRLFVAKMGQDGHDRGANLVSSAFGDLGFEVVPGPLFQTPREAAALAVEKDVDVVGASSLAAGHKTLIPELIGHLRDAGRSDIKVIAGGVIPAQDYQYLRDAGVQGIFGPGTNLVEAAGEVLKLLGHNMPPVEETVE; the protein is encoded by the coding sequence GTCCCTGGACGATCCGCCAATATGCCGGCTTCTCGACGGCGGAAGCCTCCAACGCCTTCTACCGCCGCAATCTCGCCGCGGGCCAGAAGGGCCTGTCGGTCGCGTTCGATCTCGCCACCCACCGCGGCTATGACAGCGATCACCCGCGCGTAACCGGCGATGTCGGCAAGGCCGGCGTGGCGATCGACACGATCGACGACATGAAGATCCTGTTCGACGGTATTCCGCTCGATCAGATGTCGGTCAGCATGACGATGAACGGCGCGGTGATCCCGATCCTCGCTTTCTTCATCGTCGCGGGTGAGGAGCAGGGCGTGCCGCAGCATCTGCTCGACGGCACGATCCAGAACGACATCCTCAAGGAGTTCATGGTCCGCAACACCTATATCTACCCGCCCGAACCGAGCATGCGGATCATCTCGGACATTATCGGCTACACCTCGGCGCACATGCCGAAGTTCAACAGCATCTCGATCTCCGGCTATCACATGCAGGAAGCCGGCGCGACGCAGTTGCAGGAGCTCGCCTTCACGATCGCCGACGGGCGCGAATATGCCAAGGCGGCGATGGCGAGCGGGCTTGATCTCGATGCGTTTGCCGGGCGGCTGAGCTTCTTCTTCGCGATCGGCATGAACTTCTTCATGGAGATCGCCAAGCTGCGCGCGGCGCGCAAATTGTGGCACCGGGTGATGACCGATCTTGGCGCCAAGGACGAGCGCTCGAAGATGCTGCGCACGCATTGCCAGACGTCGGGCGTGTCGCTGACCGAGCAGGATCCGTACAACAATGTGATCCGCACGACGATCGAGGCGATGGCGGCGATGCTCGGTGGCACGCAGAGCTTGCACACCAATGCGCTCGACGAAGCGATCGCGCTGCCGACAGATTTCTCCGCCCGCATCGCGCGCAACACGCAGATCGTCATCCAGGAAGAGACCGGGATGACCAAGGTCGTCGATCCGCTCGGCGGCTCCTATTATATCGAGAGCCTGACCGAGGAACTGGTCGACAAGGCGTGGGAGATCATCCAGCGCGTCGAAGTCGATGGCGGCATGGCCAAGGCGGTCGCGCATGGCTGGCCCAAGGCGATGATCGAGGAAGCCGCGGCCGGGCAGGCGGCACGCGTCGACAAGGGCGAGCAGGTCATCGTCGGGGTCAACAAGTACAAATTGGCCGAACAGGATGCGATCGACATCCTCGATGTCGACAATGTCGCCGTGCGCGAATCGCAGATCGCGCGGATCAAGGCCTCCAAGGCCGGGCGCGACGAGGCGAAGTGCATTGCCGCACTCGATGCCTTGCGAGAGGGCGCGCGGGGCACGGATAACGTGCTCGGCCTCGCGGTCGAATGCGCGCGGCAGCGGGCTACGCTGGGCGAAATCTCCTCGGCGATGGAGGATGTGTTCGGCCGCTACGGCACCAACCCGACGCCCGTCTCGGGCATCTATGGCGGCGCGCACGAATTCGACGCCAAGTGGCTTGGCCTCAAGGAAGGCGTCGAATCGATTGGCCAGCGTAAAGGGCGCAAACCCCGGCTGTTCGTCGCCAAGATGGGCCAGGACGGGCATGACCGCGGCGCCAATCTGGTAAGCTCGGCGTTCGGCGATCTCGGCTTCGAGGTGGTGCCGGGGCCGCTGTTCCAGACGCCCAGGGAAGCCGCGGCATTGGCCGTCGAGAAGGACGTCGATGTCGTCGGCGCATCGTCGCTCGCCGCCGGGCACAAGACGCTGATTCCCGAGCTGATCGGCCATCTGCGCGATGCCGGCCGCAGCGACATCAAGGTGATCGCCGGCGGCGTGATCCCGGCGCAGGACTATCAATACCTGCGCGATGCCGGCGTGCAGGGTATCTTCGGCCCCGGCACCAATCTGGTCGAGGCCGCGGGCGAGGTTTTGAAATTGCTGGGGCACAACATGCCGCCAGTCGAGGAAACAGTTGAGTGA